The Salinirubellus salinus genome segment ACCCATTGTCACCCAGTTTTATGTGGGTTGCTAGGAGTCTATGTGTATGAGTCGGAGCGAAAGAATTAGTGTTCGGGTGACCCCGGAAAGGAAGACGAAATGGGAGTCAGTTCTAGCTGAATCGAACGAGTGGCACAACATGACGCATCTCGTCGTTCAAGCAATTGAAAACGAGATTGGTGAGCCGCAACGAACCGGGCCTCGTGCTGAAGGTGAGACGGTGGCGGCTGAAGTCGACTTGGGGCCGGTGCTGGACCGACTTGATGGAATAGAGGAAACGATGGGGGACATGGGTGACCGCCTTGACGACATCGACGTGAGGGTTGACGATAGCGACGCAATCCTGAACATTGCGACGGATATTATGGGGATTTTGCCCACGGTGAACTCGTCGGATGAACTTGAGCGCCCGCGTGACGTGGATGATGGCCGTCCGGTTGGAGACCGCATAAAACGGAGTGGGGGTGAGGCGTTCGTTTTGGAGTGGGCGAAGGAGACGTATGATTACCCGGGGCACTTGGTAACGAGGGGGCTGGACAAACTTGTCGCGGAAATGGGGCAGTTCGAATCCTACACCCGGGAACCGGATTACTCGGAGGAGTACGTTGAGGACCCTGAAACAACGGAATACGAGCGTGAAGCGGAACTGACGCCGGGTGAAGCGTCTATGGAATCACCGTACCCTATGACGCAGTATTACCGGGTGCAGGACTGATGGACCGCGAAAAGTATGAGGACCGGTATCCGGAGCCGGACGCCGGTATTCTGTGGGAGTTTGAGCGGGATAAAAAGGCAACCAATATCGACACGTCTGCCCGTGTGTGGGCTTCTGGAGCGCGAACTTTTGCGACTTGGTTGCATGAGAACGAGGATACGGGGATACTGGAAGCGTCAGCGCGACAAGTCAGGCGGTACTTTGCCCACGTTTCAGAGAAGTACGCGATAAACACGCAGGGAGGTAAATACCACGGTGTTCAACACCTCTACGAGTGGCTCGTGAATACTGAGCAACTCGGTGAGAACCCTGCGGAACGGTGGTCACGGGAAGCCCTTGGGATCGGTGTCCCTACGGAAAGAGAAGAACGGGAGCAAGCGGCTGAGGACGACGACTCGTATTACTGGTTGTCGAAGTCAGAAGTGGAGCTTCTCTGGGAACGCGACAACTTACCCGGACCGCGCCTGCGTAACGAGATCGCCGTGAAGCTACTGTGGTACACAGGTCTCAGAACTGAAGAACTGGCGTCTGTCCGCATTGAGCCGGACGATGAGCACAGTCTCGGTCTATTTCGTGACGAAGGCCGTATTCGGGTGGCCAACGCCAAGGTGTCCGGTACTCGTGACGTGTGGTATCCTCGTGAACGGCTCGAACTATTGCTCGCGGATTGGCTGGATTTCGGTGGGCGTGACGCCTTGAGTCCGTACGCTGAAGATTCGCAGTACCTGCTCGTGACGGACCAGTCGGA includes the following:
- a CDS encoding tyrosine-type recombinase/integrase — translated: MDREKYEDRYPEPDAGILWEFERDKKATNIDTSARVWASGARTFATWLHENEDTGILEASARQVRRYFAHVSEKYAINTQGGKYHGVQHLYEWLVNTEQLGENPAERWSREALGIGVPTEREEREQAAEDDDSYYWLSKSEVELLWERDNLPGPRLRNEIAVKLLWYTGLRTEELASVRIEPDDEHSLGLFRDEGRIRVANAKVSGTRDVWYPRERLELLLADWLDFGGRDALSPYAEDSQYLLVTDQSERMRPSHISRIVKNAAQNAGINEVVDRDVNGKNRWKVRGHVMRHSMATYHANILGTPIPVLADALGHRKLTTTRRYIHEDESAVRKAMQRVD